The stretch of DNA CTGAATCTGCTGCACTGCAATACCTGGCACCATATGCCGGTTGCGCAATGGGCGAATACTTCCGTGACCGCGGTGAAGATGCGCTGATCGTATACGATGACCTGTCCAAACAGGCTGTTGCTTATCGTCAGGTTTCCCTGCTGCTTCGTCGTCCACCAGGTCGTGAAGCATTCCCAGGCGACGTGTTCTACCTCCACTCCCGTCTGCTGGAGCGCGCATCCCGCGTTAACGCGGAATACGTGGAAGCTTTCACCAAAGGTGAAGTTAAAGGTAAAACCGGCTCCCTGACCGCTCTGCCGATCATCGAAACCCAGGCGGGTGACGTTTCTGCGTTCGTTCCGACCAACGTAATTTCCATTACCGATGGTCAGATCTTCCTGGAAACCAACCTGTTTAACTCCGGTATTCGTCCGGCGGTTAACCCAGGTATTTCGGTATCTCGTGTTGGTGGTGCTGCTCAGACTAAGATCATCAAGAAACTGTCCGGTGGTATCCGTACCGCGCTGGCACAGTATCGTGAACTGGCTGCGTTCTCTCAGTTCGCATCCGATCTGGACGAAGCAACCCGCAAACAGCTGAGCCACGGTCAGAAAGTGACCGAGCTGCTGAAACAGAAACAGTATGCCCCAATGTCTGTTGCACAGCAGGGCCTGGTGCTGTTCGCGGCTGAACGCGGTTACCTCGAAGACGTGGAACTGGCGAAAATCGGTAGCTTCGAAGCCGCTCTGCTGGCTTACGCTGACCGTGATCATGCTCCGCTGATGCAAGAAATTAACCAGACCGGTGGCTATAACGACGAGATCGAAGGCAAGCTGAAAGGCATCCTCGACTCCTTTAAAGCAACCCAGTCCTGGTAACGTCTTAGCGGCCTGTCTTAGGACAGGCCGCGAGGCATTGAGGAGAAGCTCATGGCCGGCGCAAAAGAGATACGTAGTAAGATCGCAAGCGTCCAGAACACGCAGAAGATCACCAAAGCGATGGAGATGGTCGCCGCTTCCAAAATGCGTAAATCGCAGGATCGCATGGCGGCCAGCCGTCCTTATGCAGATACCATGCGCAAAGTGATTGGTCACCTTGCGAACGGTAATCTGGAATATAAGCACCCATACCTGGAAGAACGCGACGTTAAGCGCGTGGGCTACCTGGTGGTGTCGACCGATCGTGGTTTGTGCGGCGGTTTGAACATTAACCTGTTCAAAAAAGTGCTGGCGGATATGAAAGAGTGGTCCGATAAGGGCGTTCAGAGCGAACTCGCGATGATCGGCTCTAAAGGCGTATCTTTCTTCAACTCCGTTGGCGGCAACGTGGTTGCTCAGGTTACCGGCATGGGAGATAACCCTTCCCTGTCTGAACTGATCGGCCCGGTGAAAGTGATGCTGCAAGCCTACGACGAAGGTCGTCTGGACAAGCTGTACGTTGTCAGCAACAAATTTGTCAACACCATGTCTCAGGTTCCGACCATCAC from Cedecea neteri encodes:
- the atpA gene encoding F0F1 ATP synthase subunit alpha, which translates into the protein MQLNSTEISELIKQRIAQFNVVSEAHNEGTIVSVSDGIIRVHGLADCMQGEMISLPGNRYAIALNLERDSVGAVVMGPYADLAEGMKVKCTGRILEVPVGRGLLGRVVNTLGAPIDGKGPVDNDGFSPIEVIAPGVIERQSVDQPVQTGYKSVDAMIPIGRGQRELIIGDRQTGKTAMAIDAIINQRDSGIKCVYVAIGQKASTISNVVRKLEEHGALSNTIVVVATASESAALQYLAPYAGCAMGEYFRDRGEDALIVYDDLSKQAVAYRQVSLLLRRPPGREAFPGDVFYLHSRLLERASRVNAEYVEAFTKGEVKGKTGSLTALPIIETQAGDVSAFVPTNVISITDGQIFLETNLFNSGIRPAVNPGISVSRVGGAAQTKIIKKLSGGIRTALAQYRELAAFSQFASDLDEATRKQLSHGQKVTELLKQKQYAPMSVAQQGLVLFAAERGYLEDVELAKIGSFEAALLAYADRDHAPLMQEINQTGGYNDEIEGKLKGILDSFKATQSW
- the atpG gene encoding F0F1 ATP synthase subunit gamma, with amino-acid sequence MAGAKEIRSKIASVQNTQKITKAMEMVAASKMRKSQDRMAASRPYADTMRKVIGHLANGNLEYKHPYLEERDVKRVGYLVVSTDRGLCGGLNINLFKKVLADMKEWSDKGVQSELAMIGSKGVSFFNSVGGNVVAQVTGMGDNPSLSELIGPVKVMLQAYDEGRLDKLYVVSNKFVNTMSQVPTITQLLPLPASEDEDLKRKSWDYLYEPDPKALLDTLLRRYVESQVYQGVVENLASEQAARMVAMKAATDNGGSLIKELRLVYNKARQASITQELTEIVGGASAV